A window of the Brassica napus cultivar Da-Ae chromosome C5, Da-Ae, whole genome shotgun sequence genome harbors these coding sequences:
- the LOC106412103 gene encoding dof zinc finger protein DOF1.1 isoform X2: MAERARQAKAPPPEGARKCPRCDSLNTKFCYYNNYNLTQPRYFCKGCRRYWTHGGAQRNVPVGGGSRRNSKKGKNGNSKSSSSSSKQSSSTVNAPSSNSGQLKTNHQFPFLPTLHNLTQLGGIGLNLAATNGNYCQAHQIGPSLMNDLGFLHVGNGRTGNIHDNNNNSGENNLMAAAGSMNQFTLFDPATGLHAFQNESNIGNNFGISFSSTSMVDSRAYQTTPVKMEEQPSLVNLSRPVSSLTPPGNQTNQYFWTNSDLSGPSSKDHHQLL; the protein is encoded by the coding sequence ATGGCTGAGAGAGCGAGGCAGGCCAAAGCTCCTCCGCCTGAGGGAGCCCGAAAGTGTCCTCGATGCGACTCCCTCAACACCAAGTTCTGTTACTACAATAACTACAACCTCACTCAGCCTCGCTACTTCTGCAAGGGTTGCCGTCGTTACTGGACACATGGCGGCGCTCAGAGGAACGTCCCCGTGGGCGGAGGCAGCCGGAGGAATAGCAAAAAGGGCAAAAATGGTAATtcaaaatcttcttcttcttcgtccaaACAGTCTTCTTCCACGGTCAACGCTCCAAGTTCTAACTCAGGACAGCTGAAGACAAACCATCAGTTCCCGTTTTTACCAACTCTTCACAATCTCACTCAACTCGGAGGTATCGGTTTAAATTTAGCTGCAACTAATGGCAATTATTGCCAAGCTCACCAGATTGGTCCGAGTTTAATGAACGATCTAGGGTTTCTTCATGTCGGAAATGGACGAACCGGAAACATTCATGACAACAACAATAACAGCGGTGAAAACAACCTAATGGCTGCTGCTGGATCAATGAATCAGTTCACTCTCTTCGATCCAGCAACTGGCCTACACGCTTTCCAGAACGAGAGCAATATAGGAAACAATTTTGGAATATCTTTTTCCTCTACTTCCATGGTTGATTCTAGGGCTTACCAGACAACCCCAGTGAAGATGGAAGAACAACCCAGTTTGGTTAACTTGTCTAGACCGGTCTCTAGTTTGACGCCTCCGGGGAATCAAACAAACCAGTACTTTTGGACCAATTCGGATTTATCGGGTCCTTCTTCTAAAGATCATCACCAACTCTTGTGa
- the LOC106412103 gene encoding dof zinc finger protein DOF1.1 isoform X1: MVFSSDWSQPTNSNHQQHQLHENGSLVSGHGLLSHQLQPYPPNPNPNYHHAAASSGLPARLGGSMAERARQAKAPPPEGARKCPRCDSLNTKFCYYNNYNLTQPRYFCKGCRRYWTHGGAQRNVPVGGGSRRNSKKGKNGNSKSSSSSSKQSSSTVNAPSSNSGQLKTNHQFPFLPTLHNLTQLGGIGLNLAATNGNYCQAHQIGPSLMNDLGFLHVGNGRTGNIHDNNNNSGENNLMAAAGSMNQFTLFDPATGLHAFQNESNIGNNFGISFSSTSMVDSRAYQTTPVKMEEQPSLVNLSRPVSSLTPPGNQTNQYFWTNSDLSGPSSKDHHQLL, from the exons ATGGTTTTCTCATCCGATTGGTCACAG cctacgAACTCGAATCATCAACAGCATCAGCTACACGAAAATGGAAGTTTAGTGAGTGGCCACGGACTTCTTTCTCACCAACTTCAACCTTACCCaccaaaccctaaccctaactaCCACCATGCCGCTGCCTCCAGTGGTCTTCCAGCGAGGCTTGGTGGATCCATGGCTGAGAGAGCGAGGCAGGCCAAAGCTCCTCCGCCTGAGGGAGCCCGAAAGTGTCCTCGATGCGACTCCCTCAACACCAAGTTCTGTTACTACAATAACTACAACCTCACTCAGCCTCGCTACTTCTGCAAGGGTTGCCGTCGTTACTGGACACATGGCGGCGCTCAGAGGAACGTCCCCGTGGGCGGAGGCAGCCGGAGGAATAGCAAAAAGGGCAAAAATGGTAATtcaaaatcttcttcttcttcgtccaaACAGTCTTCTTCCACGGTCAACGCTCCAAGTTCTAACTCAGGACAGCTGAAGACAAACCATCAGTTCCCGTTTTTACCAACTCTTCACAATCTCACTCAACTCGGAGGTATCGGTTTAAATTTAGCTGCAACTAATGGCAATTATTGCCAAGCTCACCAGATTGGTCCGAGTTTAATGAACGATCTAGGGTTTCTTCATGTCGGAAATGGACGAACCGGAAACATTCATGACAACAACAATAACAGCGGTGAAAACAACCTAATGGCTGCTGCTGGATCAATGAATCAGTTCACTCTCTTCGATCCAGCAACTGGCCTACACGCTTTCCAGAACGAGAGCAATATAGGAAACAATTTTGGAATATCTTTTTCCTCTACTTCCATGGTTGATTCTAGGGCTTACCAGACAACCCCAGTGAAGATGGAAGAACAACCCAGTTTGGTTAACTTGTCTAGACCGGTCTCTAGTTTGACGCCTCCGGGGAATCAAACAAACCAGTACTTTTGGACCAATTCGGATTTATCGGGTCCTTCTTCTAAAGATCATCACCAACTCTTGTGa